The following are encoded together in the Coffea arabica cultivar ET-39 chromosome 1c, Coffea Arabica ET-39 HiFi, whole genome shotgun sequence genome:
- the LOC140038337 gene encoding uncharacterized protein: MSAIRAIGRTLFATVKADTSSASSAAAATASTARTKHNPLEDFFEADRSPDDDKPAVYGRGWKASKLRLKSWDDLQKLWFVLLKEKNMLMTQRQMLHAQNLRFANPERISKVRKSMCRIKHVLTERAIEEPDPSRSAEIKRMINAL; the protein is encoded by the coding sequence ATGTCTGCAATCAGAGCAATTGGTAGGACGCTTTTTGCTACAGTCAAGGCTGACACTTCATCCGCATCTTCTGCAGCTGCAGCTACTGCTTCCACTGCTAGGACTAAACATAACCCTCTTGAGGATTTCTTCGAGGCTGACAGAAGTCCAGATGATGACAAGCCTGCTGTATATGGTAGGGGTTGGAAAGCTTCTAAATTGCGCCTTAAATCATGGGATGATCTTCAGAAGTTATGGTTTGTTCTATTAAAGGAGAAAAACATGTTGATGACCCAACGCCAGATGCTTCATGCTCAGAACCTACGTTTTGCAAATCCAGAACGTATTTCCAAGGTAAGGAAATCAATGTGCCGAATAAAGCATGTACTGACTGAGAGAGCAATTGAAGAACCAGATCCAAGTAGGTCAGCGGAGATAAAAAGAATGATAAATGCTCTATAA